In Amaranthus tricolor cultivar Red isolate AtriRed21 chromosome 5, ASM2621246v1, whole genome shotgun sequence, a genomic segment contains:
- the LOC130813589 gene encoding uncharacterized protein LOC130813589 produces the protein MGSSTSKFINDVGSVIGGIIAAPFKSIFGRSCEDVCEGIWDVVCFIGHICIADLVKFLLVCCLSYICLVFVYLIYKLGICQCMTKIICKTSWAACETFWLTLDYVCCFCWHKIRYTKRVYRGRRRIRHGHLSTDVELGYKSAIEALSDDESALNNYHASSLIRKRKSRERFRRGRTKNVGRCRNSKRLGSTINYGRSVRLSKNQVSVHSIGKSQRIMRRRKKRRKHHHKQMHMSNLREIKRSNTAKFKKQRTT, from the exons atgggGTCTTCCACAAGCAAATTCATAAATGATGTTGGTTCTGTAATTGGAGGCATTATTGCAGCACCGTTTAAATCTATTTTTGGTCGATCATGCGa GGATGTGTGTGAAGGAATATGGGATGTGGTTTGTTTTATCGGGCATATTTGCATAGCCGATTTGGTGAAATTTTTACTTGTTTGTTGTCTCTCCTATATAT GTCTAGTTTTTGTATACTTGATATATAAGTTGGGAATATGTCAATGTATGACAAAAATCATATGTAAGACAAGTTGGGCTGCTTGTGAAACATTTTGGTTGACATTAGATTATgtgtgttgtttttgttggcaTAAGATTAGATACACCAAGAGAGTTTACCGCGGACGACGTCGTATAAGGCATGGACACTTGAGTACGGATGTTGAGTTGGGTTATAAGAGTGCAATTGAAgctttaagtgatgatgaaagtGCTCTTAATAATTATCATGCTTCAAGTCTTATTAGAAAAAGAAAGTCACGAGAAAGGTTTAGAAGGGGGAGAACAAAAAATGTTGGTAGGTGTCGTAATTCTAAAAGATTGGGATCAACTATAAATTATGGTAGAAGTGTAAGGTTAAGTAAAAATCAAGTTTCTGTTCATTCGATAGGTAAATCGCAAAGGATAATGAGAAGGAGAAAAAAGCGAAGAAAACACCATCACAAGCAAATGCATATGTCAAATTTGAGAGAGATTAAAAGAAGTAATACAGCCAAATTTAAGAAGCAAAGAACGACATAA
- the LOC130812750 gene encoding uncharacterized protein LOC130812750 isoform X1 encodes MAIRGKGRKVHEEEDESKIYKSVKEWTNWSLKKGKVMVHFGLIPLIIYIDFGPSLGSYNKFSNNLRAHMLLFLRGSYVGLFKCFISRPNLITGCAKLFGRISWSSKKHKRL; translated from the exons ATGGCGataagaggaaaagggagaaAAGTGCACGAAGAAGAAGACGAATCGAAGATATACAAGAGTGTGAAAGAATGGACTAATTGGAGTCTGAAGAAAGGAAAAGTGATGGTTCACTTTGGTTTAATTCCTTTGATTATCTACATCG ATTTCGGCCCATCACTTGGAAGCTATAATAAGTTCTCTAATAACCTACGAGCTCATATGCTATTGTTTTTGAG AGGCTCTTATGTTGGACTCTTCAAGTGCTTCATCAGTAGACCAAATTTGATTACGGGTTGTGCGAAATTATTTGG AAGAATAAGCTGGTCCAGCAAAAAACACAAAAGGCTGTGA
- the LOC130812750 gene encoding mitochondrial import receptor subunit TOM7-1-like isoform X2, whose product MAIRGKGRKVHEEEDESKIYKSVKEWTNWSLKKGKVMVHFGLIPLIIYIGSGRLFLTPYCKNGCFVIIKTATHATSSSQICSYFALKMFKRR is encoded by the exons ATGGCGataagaggaaaagggagaaAAGTGCACGAAGAAGAAGACGAATCGAAGATATACAAGAGTGTGAAAGAATGGACTAATTGGAGTCTGAAGAAAGGAAAAGTGATGGTTCACTTTGGTTTAATTCCTTTGATTATCTACATCG GATCTGGCAGGCTGTTCCTTACCCCATATTGCAAAAATGGATGTTTTGTTATAATCAAAACTGCTACGCATGCAACAAGTTCTTCACAGATTTGTTCTTACTTCGCCCTAAAAATGTTCAAACGGCGCTGA